A portion of the Mesobacillus sp. AQ2 genome contains these proteins:
- a CDS encoding 3D domain-containing protein, with product MKKSLLSLVAAAAISGAAGTQAQAEEIVVHKGDTLWGLSKEYGVSVDSLKKWNKLSNDVIHPNDLLEVSPIKYAQVRKGDTLWKISKAYGVTVDELKNWNKLSSDLIHPGMKLAVYTDMPAGMKAEKTSAKKEAATPVATPVSAPAEKTTTAAKPAAATKQITVESTAYTANCTGCSGITKTGVNLKTNPDAKVIAVDPSVIPLGSKVYVEGYGYATAEDTGGAIKGNRIDVFIPTQEGALEWGRKQVNVTILD from the coding sequence ATGAAAAAGTCATTATTATCTTTGGTTGCAGCAGCGGCAATTTCTGGAGCTGCCGGCACACAAGCACAGGCAGAGGAAATCGTCGTACATAAGGGGGATACACTTTGGGGTCTTTCTAAAGAATACGGCGTGTCAGTAGATTCATTAAAAAAATGGAATAAGCTTTCAAATGATGTAATCCACCCAAATGATTTATTAGAAGTATCTCCTATTAAATATGCACAGGTGAGAAAAGGGGATACACTTTGGAAAATTTCCAAAGCATATGGAGTTACCGTAGATGAACTGAAAAATTGGAATAAATTATCTTCTGACTTGATCCATCCAGGAATGAAGCTGGCAGTTTATACGGATATGCCTGCTGGAATGAAAGCAGAAAAAACTTCTGCCAAAAAGGAGGCAGCTACACCGGTGGCTACACCTGTATCTGCACCAGCAGAAAAAACAACAACTGCAGCCAAGCCTGCAGCTGCAACGAAACAAATAACTGTTGAATCGACAGCTTATACAGCAAATTGCACTGGATGTTCAGGGATTACTAAGACAGGAGTCAACCTGAAGACAAATCCTGATGCAAAAGTGATTGCTGTTGATCCTTCTGTCATCCCGCTGGGCTCTAAAGTTTATGTTGAAGGCTATGGATATGCCACAGCCGAAGATACCGGCGGTGCGATCAAGGGAAACCGGATTGATGTATTTATCCCTACACAAGAGGGAGCGCTTGAGTGGGGCAGAAAACAAGTAAATGTGACAATTCTTGATTAA
- the fdhF gene encoding formate dehydrogenase subunit alpha, protein MSSISQVKTVCGYCGTGCGLILEVEDNKIVKIRGDKEAPVNKGQTCVKGAFAYQYVHAPKRLNTPLIRKAGKLVKATWDEAYEYIASHLTSIKKDFGPEAISMFACARTTNESNYVTQKFMRTAIGSNNIDGCNRTUHAPSVAGLATVFGSGFPTNTLEDIDDAEVLLLMGSNTTEAHPIIGNRMKKAAKSGLKIVVIDPRRIDMVKSAHKHLQINLGTDIALINAMIRIIITEKLYDPGFIGKNTEDFDSLLAKVDRYTPEYSAEITGLAAEDIIEVARLYAASNRSMIAYTLGITEHHCGVNNVFDIANLALLTGHIGKKGSGIMPLRGQNNVQGAGDMGCLPNQLTGAISLLDHDYRSRFEKAWNTEISQKVGDTQTRTFDKIETGEIKALYCIGENPLVADVHMNHTRKLLENLDLLIVQDIFMTETAEMADVVLPAKSWGEVDGTYTNTDRRIQRVRTAVTSQPGVKEDWEILCELSSKMGYQMSYNSSKEIWDEVRELAWEMYGGISYERLEKEYGLHYPCPDDNHPGTKIMHERFHAEKENTKRSSFVPVEFTPPLESPDEQYPFTLTTGRRYESYNTHTQTRHYAPGVKIKQTEETLDIHPEDALRLKITDGELVRVSSRRGTLDVKVKITEQVVPGLVFMSFHWSEVPTNVLTLNEFDPISGTAEFKACAVKIERIA, encoded by the coding sequence ATGTCATCGATAAGCCAGGTGAAAACTGTTTGTGGTTATTGTGGAACAGGCTGTGGGCTGATTTTGGAAGTGGAAGATAATAAGATTGTAAAAATCAGAGGGGATAAGGAAGCTCCTGTTAATAAAGGGCAGACATGTGTGAAAGGGGCCTTTGCCTATCAATATGTCCATGCGCCGAAAAGATTGAATACTCCATTGATCAGAAAGGCGGGCAAGCTTGTTAAAGCAACATGGGATGAAGCCTATGAGTATATTGCTAGCCATTTAACTTCTATTAAGAAAGATTTTGGGCCAGAAGCAATTTCAATGTTTGCTTGTGCCAGGACTACAAATGAGTCCAATTATGTTACCCAAAAGTTTATGAGAACAGCCATTGGCAGCAATAATATTGATGGCTGCAACCGAACCTGACACGCTCCTAGTGTCGCCGGTCTGGCGACTGTTTTTGGAAGCGGTTTCCCAACCAATACTTTAGAAGATATCGATGATGCCGAGGTTTTATTGCTGATGGGTTCAAATACGACCGAAGCTCATCCGATCATTGGAAATAGAATGAAGAAGGCGGCCAAGAGTGGACTTAAAATCGTGGTTATTGACCCGAGAAGGATTGATATGGTCAAATCCGCGCATAAACATTTGCAAATTAATCTGGGCACAGACATCGCACTGATCAATGCCATGATCAGAATCATCATAACCGAGAAATTATATGACCCGGGATTCATCGGCAAGAATACCGAAGACTTTGATTCCCTGCTGGCAAAGGTTGACCGATACACCCCGGAATATTCAGCAGAAATCACGGGACTGGCCGCAGAAGACATCATCGAGGTGGCACGCCTGTATGCAGCGTCAAATCGTTCGATGATTGCCTATACACTGGGTATCACTGAGCATCACTGTGGCGTGAACAATGTATTCGACATCGCTAACCTTGCCTTGCTCACCGGACATATTGGAAAGAAGGGGTCAGGCATTATGCCGTTACGGGGACAAAATAACGTCCAGGGTGCCGGAGATATGGGGTGCCTGCCTAACCAGCTTACAGGTGCAATCAGTTTACTTGATCATGACTACCGTTCACGATTCGAGAAAGCATGGAATACGGAAATCAGTCAAAAAGTAGGTGATACCCAAACAAGGACCTTTGACAAAATTGAGACTGGTGAGATCAAAGCTCTATATTGCATTGGTGAGAATCCATTGGTGGCAGATGTCCACATGAACCATACCAGGAAGTTACTGGAGAATCTCGATTTATTGATTGTTCAGGATATCTTCATGACAGAAACGGCTGAAATGGCTGATGTTGTGCTTCCTGCGAAATCATGGGGAGAGGTTGATGGCACTTATACGAACACTGATCGCAGGATTCAGCGGGTTCGCACCGCTGTAACCTCACAGCCTGGGGTGAAAGAGGATTGGGAAATCCTATGTGAGCTGTCTTCTAAGATGGGCTATCAGATGAGTTATAACTCCAGTAAGGAGATATGGGACGAAGTCAGGGAACTTGCCTGGGAGATGTATGGTGGAATTTCATACGAACGGCTGGAAAAGGAATATGGGTTACATTATCCGTGCCCAGACGATAATCATCCGGGTACAAAAATCATGCATGAGAGGTTCCATGCTGAAAAGGAAAACACCAAACGCTCCAGCTTCGTGCCTGTCGAATTCACGCCGCCGCTTGAAAGTCCGGATGAGCAATATCCCTTCACACTGACAACCGGCAGACGTTATGAATCGTATAATACCCATACTCAAACTCGCCATTACGCGCCAGGTGTCAAAATAAAGCAAACAGAAGAAACATTGGATATACACCCTGAAGATGCTTTGCGGCTAAAAATAACTGATGGTGAACTTGTCAGGGTAAGTTCCCGACGGGGTACACTCGATGTTAAAGTGAAAATAACTGAACAAGTGGTTCCTGGACTTGTGTTCATGAGCTTCCACTGGTCGGAGGTGCCGACGAACGTCCTTACTCTGAATGAATTTGATCCAATTTCCGGGACAGCAGAATTCAAAGCATGTGCAGTTAAGATTGAAAGAATCGCTTAA
- a CDS encoding DUF1427 family protein, with product MREIILSLVAGLIVGILFKFLKLPLPAPPVLAGVLGIVGVYLGGVVGEWILNSFKG from the coding sequence ATGAGAGAAATAATATTGAGCCTGGTTGCTGGTTTGATCGTTGGGATTTTATTTAAATTCCTCAAGCTTCCGCTCCCTGCACCACCAGTGCTGGCAGGTGTACTGGGAATTGTCGGCGTTTATTTAGGCGGAGTTGTTGGAGAGTGGATTTTGAACAGCTTTAAAGGATAA
- a CDS encoding sigma-G-dependent sporulation-specific acid-soluble spore protein CsgA, protein MEKTQAYLREIVSNYTETYPLSKKIYQRLESENYASEGDFVKVLTAEEIEFLNKILPEAIEYANNEQDEKRAYQLNEVYELLY, encoded by the coding sequence ATGGAAAAAACACAGGCCTATCTTCGTGAAATTGTATCCAATTATACAGAGACATATCCACTCAGCAAGAAAATCTATCAAAGGTTAGAAAGCGAAAATTACGCTTCTGAAGGTGATTTTGTCAAAGTCCTGACAGCTGAGGAAATAGAATTTTTGAATAAGATCTTACCGGAAGCGATTGAGTATGCGAATAATGAACAGGATGAAAAACGCGCCTATCAGCTAAACGAAGTATATGAGCTTCTATATTGA
- a CDS encoding MFS transporter, with protein sequence MEKRIKQNILTLQGFYLFVFFGIGSLFPLLSIYLTEVEKLNGYQIGLILSVGPVIMIFFQPFWGMLADMKNYHNRLLTLTTLVTGIAAFGYLVFDKFLLFLIAATILAIFQSAIIPLSDSISLKYTSKVGVNYGNVRLFGSLGFGLAVFVMGRLSEWNPEIIFYAFFLTLVIAAAFSVKMPKESSDRSRSLFSGMKDLLRMKKFLVFLGVTFMIFGPNLANNFYFSLFVEDRGGTYTGIGIAFLIAVLSEIPFMRVAGSWIRKLGLLQVALIASLVSLIRWMFYFTEPALGLVYASAVIQGFSLGLFIPAGLQYIRDITPPYVTATAVTIYSAVGNGLGNWFFTFIGGILFEEFSIYVVYLFFAALTLIGVLLTVWLLQEHKKTSMETGIQ encoded by the coding sequence ATGGAAAAGCGAATAAAGCAGAATATCCTTACATTACAAGGATTTTATCTTTTTGTATTTTTCGGGATAGGAAGTCTCTTCCCCTTATTAAGTATATATTTAACCGAAGTGGAAAAATTGAATGGCTATCAGATCGGATTAATCTTGTCTGTTGGTCCTGTGATCATGATTTTTTTTCAGCCATTCTGGGGAATGCTTGCCGATATGAAAAATTATCATAATCGACTGTTAACACTTACGACACTAGTAACCGGGATTGCTGCTTTTGGTTATCTCGTGTTTGACAAATTTTTATTATTCTTAATTGCTGCCACAATACTTGCCATTTTCCAAAGTGCAATAATTCCTTTATCAGATAGTATCTCCTTAAAATATACTAGCAAAGTTGGTGTGAATTATGGAAATGTCAGGTTATTCGGATCATTGGGATTTGGCCTGGCGGTTTTCGTAATGGGGAGATTGTCTGAATGGAACCCAGAGATTATTTTTTATGCGTTCTTCCTGACATTAGTGATAGCCGCGGCTTTTTCAGTGAAAATGCCAAAAGAATCCTCTGACAGGTCCAGAAGTCTCTTTTCCGGTATGAAGGATTTATTGCGGATGAAGAAGTTTTTAGTTTTCCTGGGTGTAACGTTCATGATTTTTGGACCAAATCTAGCGAATAATTTTTATTTCAGTCTGTTTGTTGAGGATAGAGGTGGGACATATACAGGGATTGGCATTGCATTTCTTATCGCGGTGCTATCCGAGATTCCATTCATGAGGGTTGCAGGCAGCTGGATCCGCAAATTGGGGCTTCTTCAGGTTGCTTTAATCGCATCTCTTGTATCATTGATCAGATGGATGTTTTATTTTACCGAGCCTGCATTGGGTCTTGTCTATGCATCCGCTGTCATACAGGGATTTTCACTTGGGTTATTCATTCCGGCAGGATTGCAATATATACGCGACATTACACCTCCATATGTCACAGCCACGGCAGTGACGATTTACTCAGCTGTCGGCAATGGGCTGGGTAACTGGTTCTTTACATTTATTGGAGGTATCCTTTTCGAGGAATTTAGCATTTATGTTGTATATTTGTTTTTTGCTGCTTTAACTTTAATTGGCGTTTTGCTGACAGTCTGGCTTTTACAAGAGCATAAAAAAACGTCAATGGAAACAGGCATTCAGTAA
- a CDS encoding transcriptional regulator SplA domain-containing protein, translated as MDLIDPKNLKNGDEVFVIYRNPHVPSVSNIKAGEIVQHPKDPNALALFLNETLHVIEDDDALFATQAAAEKACSEAVDPYDAL; from the coding sequence TTGGATTTAATCGACCCGAAAAATTTGAAAAATGGTGATGAAGTTTTTGTTATTTACCGTAACCCCCATGTACCTTCTGTTTCAAATATCAAGGCCGGTGAGATCGTTCAACATCCCAAAGACCCCAATGCCCTGGCTCTTTTCCTAAACGAGACCTTGCATGTTATTGAAGATGATGATGCTCTTTTCGCTACACAGGCCGCAGCGGAAAAAGCTTGCAGCGAGGCCGTAGATCCCTACGATGCGTTGTGA
- a CDS encoding TraR/DksA C4-type zinc finger protein → MLTNGQLREFQADLLKNKNDLEANLDANDHFDLRSGHAHESTGELSSYDNHPGDEGTELYEREKDIALNEHVEYQLKNIDLALQAIERGSYGKCEVCGKDIPYDRLKAVPETRFCIEHTPDRTVSHNRPIEEGVLMPPFGKFDLDNKDENVAFDAEDSWQAVASWGTSESPSDFVKPQDHYNDTYIESEENIGYVEDFENFVGNDITGKEITIYPNKQHEKYEEELDREGIMTSFGDLPAFEHDPYVEDDK, encoded by the coding sequence ATGCTAACAAACGGGCAGTTGAGGGAATTCCAGGCAGATCTACTCAAAAACAAAAATGATCTTGAAGCCAATCTGGATGCTAACGATCATTTCGATTTAAGAAGTGGCCATGCCCACGAATCAACTGGAGAGCTTTCAAGCTACGATAACCATCCGGGAGATGAGGGGACAGAGTTATATGAACGCGAGAAAGATATTGCACTTAACGAGCATGTTGAATATCAACTCAAGAATATCGATCTTGCATTGCAGGCAATCGAGAGAGGAAGCTATGGAAAATGTGAGGTATGTGGAAAGGACATTCCATATGACCGTCTAAAAGCGGTGCCTGAAACGAGGTTTTGCATTGAACACACTCCAGACAGGACCGTATCACATAACCGCCCAATTGAAGAGGGGGTATTGATGCCGCCATTCGGTAAGTTCGATTTGGATAATAAAGATGAAAATGTTGCATTTGATGCAGAGGATTCTTGGCAGGCAGTAGCAAGTTGGGGCACTTCAGAAAGTCCCTCGGATTTCGTGAAACCACAGGATCATTATAATGACACGTATATTGAATCCGAAGAGAATATTGGATATGTCGAGGATTTCGAAAACTTTGTCGGCAACGATATTACCGGTAAAGAAATAACTATTTATCCAAATAAACAGCACGAAAAGTATGAAGAGGAGCTGGACAGGGAAGGGATTATGACATCCTTTGGAGACTTGCCTGCATTCGAACATGACCCATATGTTGAAGATGATAAGTAG
- a CDS encoding YihY/virulence factor BrkB family protein — MKEKFKHYGKSLLGELKKDRATGLAAQQAYYYMLALFPMMILLIAIVPYLNIDPQKAINVVNQLLPEESAQLLRDNVVKLVSERNGGLLTFGIIGTIWSASNGMNAFMKAMNIAYDVKETRSFIKARLVSIFLTIGLILAFVIALLLPVFGNVILETIQTIIPIPEPYDIIFNVIRWVIGIVVMVAVLTGLYRIAPNKHYPFKHVLPGAIFATIVWQLISLGFSFYVSNFGNYSATYGSLGGVIVLMLWLFLTGLALVLGGEINAIYHREKTGEEAIDEEHTASANG, encoded by the coding sequence GTGAAAGAGAAATTTAAGCACTATGGGAAAAGTTTGCTGGGAGAGCTGAAAAAAGACCGTGCAACTGGACTTGCTGCCCAGCAAGCATATTATTATATGCTGGCATTGTTTCCGATGATGATTTTGTTGATTGCCATCGTCCCTTACTTGAATATCGATCCACAAAAGGCAATCAATGTTGTCAATCAGTTATTGCCGGAAGAGTCTGCGCAATTATTGAGAGATAATGTGGTGAAACTTGTAAGTGAGCGAAATGGCGGACTTTTGACCTTCGGGATCATCGGGACAATCTGGTCAGCTTCAAACGGTATGAACGCCTTTATGAAAGCAATGAATATTGCCTATGATGTAAAGGAAACAAGATCTTTCATCAAAGCGAGGCTTGTCTCAATTTTTCTTACGATTGGTTTGATTCTGGCTTTTGTCATTGCGTTATTGCTCCCGGTATTCGGCAATGTCATCCTGGAAACGATACAAACAATCATCCCAATTCCTGAACCATATGATATTATCTTCAATGTGATCAGGTGGGTCATCGGGATTGTGGTCATGGTGGCAGTATTGACTGGTTTGTACCGAATCGCCCCAAACAAGCATTATCCTTTCAAACACGTCCTGCCTGGGGCAATTTTTGCCACTATTGTCTGGCAGTTGATTTCGCTGGGATTTTCATTTTATGTCAGCAATTTCGGCAATTACTCAGCCACATACGGAAGTCTTGGCGGCGTAATTGTGTTGATGCTATGGTTGTTCCTGACAGGGTTGGCGCTTGTGCTCGGCGGTGAAATCAATGCAATTTACCATCGGGAAAAGACGGGCGAAGAAGCAATTGATGAGGAACATACAGCTTCAGCCAACGGTTAA
- a CDS encoding YozQ family protein — MTLKKDKNKSTEVAGRMYETADYQRNDELSNGLAMTHEQASDSYAEGEVGGDIERTSAATDELNRRGYQ; from the coding sequence ATTACCCTGAAAAAAGATAAAAATAAAAGTACAGAAGTAGCTGGCCGTATGTACGAGACCGCGGATTACCAAAGGAATGATGAACTTTCAAATGGGCTTGCCATGACCCACGAACAAGCTAGCGACAGTTATGCAGAGGGAGAAGTAGGCGGGGACATTGAACGCACATCAGCTGCAACTGACGAGTTGAATAGAAGAGGCTACCAATAG
- a CDS encoding formate/nitrite transporter family protein: MSRHPIDIAIGIALKKKGYLSESKLKYLMRATLAGVYIGFGIMVSYRLGEYFFDAHSPATPIVSSIFFGLALVLILYGGGELFTSNTMLMTISSLKKVTSWRDTAENWIACYAGNIAGAIFFGTVIMLSGIFPTPEKTQYMMETVSMKMNTPAIQLFFRAILCNWLVCLAVWVPYNIKGDGAKIGVMMLLVFAFVVSGFEHSVANMVLFSIALLVEHPETISFGLGIHNLLTVTIGNIIGGAVFVGSIYVYLDATKNAATKKQVESSAFYGQNTFKQYF; the protein is encoded by the coding sequence TTGAGCAGACATCCTATCGACATTGCCATTGGTATTGCTTTGAAAAAGAAAGGTTATTTAAGTGAATCAAAGTTGAAATATTTAATGAGAGCAACACTTGCAGGTGTATACATCGGTTTTGGGATTATGGTCTCATATCGACTGGGGGAGTATTTTTTTGATGCGCATTCACCAGCAACTCCAATCGTAAGCTCGATCTTTTTTGGATTGGCTCTGGTCCTGATTTTATACGGCGGCGGGGAGCTTTTTACTAGCAATACAATGCTGATGACCATCAGTTCTCTTAAAAAGGTGACATCATGGAGGGATACCGCTGAAAATTGGATTGCTTGCTATGCAGGAAACATCGCAGGAGCTATATTTTTTGGGACGGTCATTATGTTGTCGGGGATTTTCCCAACACCTGAAAAAACGCAATATATGATGGAAACCGTAAGCATGAAGATGAATACCCCCGCAATCCAATTGTTTTTCCGTGCGATTCTGTGTAACTGGCTTGTGTGCCTTGCGGTCTGGGTACCTTACAATATTAAGGGGGATGGAGCAAAAATCGGGGTAATGATGCTGCTGGTGTTCGCTTTCGTCGTATCGGGTTTTGAGCATAGTGTCGCAAACATGGTTTTATTTTCGATTGCTCTTCTTGTTGAACATCCAGAGACCATTAGTTTTGGTTTAGGTATTCATAATCTCCTGACAGTTACGATAGGGAATATCATTGGCGGGGCAGTTTTCGTTGGATCAATTTATGTCTACCTGGATGCCACAAAGAATGCCGCAACAAAAAAGCAAGTGGAATCATCCGCTTTCTATGGACAAAACACCTTTAAACAATACTTTTAA
- a CDS encoding PAS domain S-box protein produces the protein MDNLELSFNPILLLVAILLTIMSSYTALDLFSLIKSSDRNKRFLFLGGTFSLGIGIWVMNFFGMLALNLNVNISYRIPITILSIILVISFTAMAFYTMTGKNVKKGDLLVGSLFMVLAVMSVHLLGMYSMRLHFTYQPAILLVGLALVFVSFYFSFWMLFFSKNFTQGSHGWIKPLSALFVTAAIVEGHFLLTRASMINLNNGLIEQSGIPESLISYLIAFISIVILAGLIGSSALISKRLAVTDTNLKDITDALNISAIVAITDPKGNITYVNEKFVEISGYSEAELLGQNHSLLNSGLHSKDFFKEMWRTIGAGKVWKAEIRNKAKDGSYYWVDTTIVPFLNSKARPYQYVSIRSDITQRKQAEASLKETLKEVSDINFALDQSSIVAFTDEKGIIKNVNDKFCEISKYSREELIGNDHRILNSGLHSKEFFKNLWRTIGSGQVWKGEIRNRAKDGSFYWVDTTIVPFLNENGKPYQYLAIRNDITEKKKSEEMLHRQDKLAAVGQLAAGVAHEIRNPLTSMKGYAEFLQLDETDPQRQEFIEIILDEIDRVNNIVEEFMVLAKPKAVELEEKNIIPIVNNVVSMLKFEARKRNVKLEFDAPEEIIQIECDENRLKQVFLNFIKNGIEAMPEGGDLKVKTEIQDDNVLISIKDTGVGIPPDTLKKIGEPFYTTKKNGNGLGLMVSFKIIESHNGRVYIESEQNKGTTFKIVLPAKIA, from the coding sequence ATGGATAATCTAGAATTATCCTTCAATCCAATTTTATTGCTGGTTGCGATTTTATTGACAATCATGTCATCATATACAGCACTGGACTTATTCAGTCTAATTAAATCTTCTGATCGGAATAAAAGGTTTTTGTTTCTGGGTGGGACTTTTTCACTTGGAATCGGAATCTGGGTAATGAATTTCTTTGGAATGCTTGCATTGAATCTCAATGTCAATATTTCTTATCGTATTCCGATTACCATCTTATCTATCATTCTGGTTATTTCTTTTACTGCGATGGCATTTTACACAATGACTGGAAAGAATGTTAAAAAGGGCGATCTACTGGTCGGCAGTTTATTCATGGTCCTGGCAGTTATGTCTGTCCACCTTCTGGGAATGTACTCAATGAGGCTGCACTTTACTTATCAGCCTGCGATTCTCCTTGTAGGATTAGCACTCGTATTCGTTTCATTTTACTTTTCATTCTGGATGCTTTTCTTCTCTAAAAATTTCACTCAGGGTTCGCATGGCTGGATTAAGCCTTTAAGTGCCCTGTTCGTGACAGCTGCTATTGTTGAGGGTCACTTTCTTTTAACCAGAGCTTCTATGATCAATCTGAATAATGGTTTAATTGAACAAAGTGGCATACCAGAGTCCTTGATCAGTTACCTGATAGCGTTTATTTCCATCGTTATTCTTGCAGGCTTAATTGGCTCCAGTGCATTGATCAGTAAAAGGCTTGCCGTTACTGACACAAATTTAAAGGATATTACGGACGCCCTTAATATTTCAGCGATTGTTGCCATTACAGATCCTAAAGGCAATATAACTTATGTAAACGAAAAGTTTGTTGAGATATCTGGATACAGTGAAGCCGAGTTGTTGGGGCAAAACCACTCTCTACTTAATTCTGGCCTTCATTCTAAAGACTTTTTCAAAGAAATGTGGAGAACAATAGGGGCAGGTAAAGTGTGGAAGGCTGAAATCCGCAATAAAGCGAAAGATGGTTCTTATTATTGGGTTGATACGACGATTGTTCCGTTCTTGAACAGTAAAGCAAGACCTTATCAATATGTCTCGATACGTTCAGACATAACACAGAGAAAGCAGGCGGAAGCCAGCCTCAAAGAAACTTTGAAAGAAGTCAGTGATATAAATTTTGCCTTGGATCAATCTTCGATTGTTGCTTTTACAGATGAAAAAGGGATCATAAAAAATGTAAATGACAAGTTTTGTGAAATCTCCAAGTATAGCAGAGAAGAATTGATTGGAAACGACCACAGGATTTTGAATTCTGGATTGCATTCTAAAGAGTTTTTTAAAAATCTTTGGAGAACGATTGGTTCAGGACAGGTGTGGAAAGGTGAAATTCGTAATCGGGCGAAGGATGGCTCCTTTTATTGGGTTGATACGACGATTGTTCCGTTTTTGAATGAAAACGGTAAGCCGTATCAATACCTTGCCATCAGGAATGATATTACTGAGAAGAAAAAATCAGAGGAAATGCTGCACCGTCAGGATAAGCTTGCCGCGGTCGGGCAGCTTGCCGCTGGTGTGGCCCATGAAATCAGGAATCCGCTTACTTCAATGAAAGGGTATGCCGAATTCCTCCAGCTCGACGAAACAGACCCACAGCGTCAGGAGTTTATCGAAATCATCCTTGATGAGATTGATCGAGTCAATAATATTGTAGAAGAGTTCATGGTCCTTGCTAAACCGAAGGCGGTTGAACTTGAGGAAAAGAACATCATCCCTATTGTCAATAATGTCGTTTCAATGCTTAAATTTGAAGCGAGAAAGAGAAATGTTAAATTGGAATTTGATGCTCCCGAAGAAATTATCCAGATTGAGTGTGATGAAAATCGGCTCAAGCAAGTCTTCCTGAATTTCATTAAAAATGGAATCGAAGCCATGCCCGAGGGTGGAGATTTAAAAGTTAAAACTGAAATTCAGGATGACAATGTTTTGATATCCATCAAGGATACAGGGGTAGGAATTCCGCCGGATACACTCAAGAAGATTGGTGAACCTTTCTATACTACCAAGAAAAACGGAAATGGGCTTGGCCTTATGGTAAGCTTTAAAATCATAGAGAGCCATAATGGCAGGGTATATATTGAAAGCGAGCAGAACAAAGGAACAACCTTCAAGATTGTCCTGCCCGCTAAAATTGCATAA
- the yhfH gene encoding protein YhfH gives MLMMSPVEFFRNLPKKVCPECGEGMHEQAESYMMECDRCLSKKEE, from the coding sequence ATACTAATGATGAGTCCGGTTGAATTTTTTCGCAACTTGCCAAAGAAGGTTTGTCCAGAATGTGGTGAAGGAATGCATGAGCAAGCAGAATCCTACATGATGGAATGTGATCGCTGCTTATCAAAAAAGGAGGAATAA